The genome window TTATAGTAACATATGCAAACTTCTAAACACATGTTGATAAGCAGTCAAAATAAGTAAGAACCTCTGATGTTGTTGCTGTTCGATGAAATATTCTTGTAATCCCACGCTGAATATCAGGTGACCTTCCTAAGAAAGTCAAAACTGAAGAAAGAACCTGATGTAATTTGGGGCACACAATAGTAACATTAGAGTCTTCCTCATCGCAGTTAATACTTTGAGAAGCTTTGTATGAACCCATGGATTCAGCAATCTCAGACACAGCATCAAGACGAGAATGTATCATGTTTCTGTCGCATAAAGGGTGAGTCACCTGCACAGGGAAACAGAATTTGATGTCATAAATCAACAAATACGGATAAGAACTATGTAACCGATTAATCAACTTCCATACCCAGTGCCTCAGGATCCTTGATCCAGAAATGGTAAGTGTGTTATTCATACATTGCAGCAAGGAGCCAGACTCAGACCCGTCAATATTATTCCTCAAAATCTGAAGTGGAATTGTTACACTCATcatgaaaataattattaaaaaaaaagaagaagaagaaagaagaaacaTTGTAAATAGAACAATCAACAATAGTATATGTTCAACTATATGAAAATGAAGGCTTAATATCTATTGACAACTGAATGACTTGCTCCTAATAAAAGGCAAGATATTGATCACTACAGATATGAAGTATCATCAGAGTCAGTGAACAATAATGAATGCCCAACTCATAATGCCTGAAACATTAAACCTAGGAGCTTTGCAGATATTGCAATATAGTGAATATGGGGTATCAGAGTTCAGCTATATCAATCAATCATATCAGTTGGTCACACTAGGTATCGCAGATCAAGACCAAGAAGTTAAACACCTAgcatttgacttaaatataGTATACCTCTAATTGTTGCATAGCATTGGCAGACAGAGTCATTTCCATACTACCGGACAAGGGTCGAAATGAAGCTCCGGAGCACAAAATTTTCTCAAAACCAAATTGCTTCAGGTGACGAATGGTCAAGGCTAATGCTTGGACCACCATGTCAGGCATATCTACAATTCCCTTCAAATACAAGAAGAATAAATAAGGAGTTATTTGGTGTTATTTAACACTAGTAGGACTTTAACTAATAATAGATAAGGAAAAAAAAGTCTACCCAAACATATAAcatttgaaaaacaaaattcaGTATATCCGCAcgttataattttaaaacttttttctaCAAAGACCATCAAAGGACAGTACAGCTAGCCTGCAGATCCTTTAAAGGGATAAACGAAGTAAGATAAAATCATCTTCCTTTCGTAAAATTGGGAAAGTGTTATCAGCAGTGGTCAAATACACAGACACATACGCACGTTGAATTTTATCTAAATGGCTCTTATCGTCATATATAGCAATTATTTCAATATTTGTTAATCATGGCATATGCAAACAGTTTTTCTTATAATTGCGTGTTTCTAAATCTACATTAATTCCATATGCAAACATAATCTTACAAGTAAAAGGGTAAgccaaataattacacggataaagGAAAAAATGCTAGTAGTTTTAGTAAGTAAAGATATCAAACCATCGTATTTCCAGACCACATTACCAAACAAATTTAAAGACACGAGCACTAAAGCACATGCATGCATTGTGTTTGCACAAGATGCAATATACTGCGCATCGAAAATTTAGGGAGAAAGTATAGAGCAgtagaatataatattttctgaATCATAAAGGTAACAATCATTCATATTGCAATTTTACTTGGATTTCAAGCTTATCCAAGCAATCCTTCTCAATTTAGCATGCTGTGATATACAAACATACCTCATTTGTCGAGCAGTCAGCTGCCTCTGTTTCCACCTCTGTTTCTTTGTGCAAGTTTTTTACTAGCTGACTATCACTCTTGTTATCAGACAATGCCATTACTTCAGCAAGTGCACTACCTTGATTGAAGGAATCTCGTGATATATGCTCCACCCGGACATTTGACGTTGGACCAGCATATGATGATAGTAACTATAGATAAAGTATCCAACTTAGTAAGCTAGATGAACTAAAGCAATTGGATTTCTAACTTCTAACAGCACAATATCAAATACAATTTAATATTAGCTACCATAAATCCAGATAGTAACAACTTCTAATAAAATGTAAACATTAAAGTGAACATGCAAAGAAGGGATCACAATTGTAGTCTAAAATCAGATGATAAAGGCCATTATACTTTAGCATCAAAGTAGGAAAGTGTAGCCAATTTTATATACCTCTGAAAGAGGTTAAATGACATACCGTCTATAAAGGGGAATATTGTGGACACAATAATGAATAATAGATTACTCGAACATGTGTatctatatacatatttttttctgGAAGAATAAAGTTAAAGTTTGTTGTAGTTGTATCGGTTCTTGCTTTGAGTTCCATTGTATCAGCGGCTTCGTAGCCTGCCTGCCATTCTTTCTGTTTGGCTTTGCTTCTTTGCAGTCAAATTTACCTTTCACTATATAAATAATCTACTGTTTCACAATCTATTGTAGCATTCCTAATGATGcattattaattttaactatGATCACCTTTATCTACTAGCCATTTAGTAGTGAATTATTTTCACTTTGCTTTAAAGGATGAATTGTTTCTACTATGCTGTAACAACAGGCTttaaatttcttttgttttctgaACTCCCCAAAATGATAACGTCATGTAGCCATTTTTGATGGACATAAATTAGGGTGCACTTAATACAACTAAGTCCATTCCAATGGGCGCTACACCTAAATCATTTcgaacatataaaataataaatttaagcacATCCATGTAAAGTCATAAACACACATACTGATCATATAGATCATGTAATCAAAAGTGACCTTTTCAGTCTGTTTTGAGAGGGGCTCTGCAAGAAGTAACTCCGCAGGTGACAATCTCAAAAGCAACGCTTCAAGCGCAGACCTCATAAAATTATCATCAAACTCCCCATAAATAACATCTCCGGTTGAAATCTCAACCGCTATAATTCCAATCTTCGAATCACATCCACTTTCAATCCCCCCAATGTCCACATTCTCAACAACACAAACCAAATAATTACTACACGAACCGAACCCTTCTTCTCCACCACCCACATCCTCAGCCGCCTCCAATGTAGCTTTAGTGTACAATGCCGATAACCCCCTGCAAAATGGTCCTAACCGATTCGAACCATGAGCCTTAATCGCCGCAGTTTCAGTCTGTTTAACAACTCCAACCTTATAACCGGCCCCCACAAGCCTCCTAACATAAACATTCAACCTAAAAGTAGGCACACTGGCAGTCAAAAAattatgatccatatgagcataaATCcccaaaaccctagcagcaTTCTCAGCATCCTGTCCGAAAAACCGAAACTTGTAACCAACTTCAATCATCAACAGAACATCAGGGTACTTTCTTTTAAGCTCCACCACTTGCTGTTCCAGAGGAGTGTACTTAACAGAAGGGCCCACAAGTGACGACTCCCCAGAAGGCTCTAGAAGGTCCTGAGAAGGTTCTAAAAGCTTCTCCACAAATCTTTGGTGAAGAGATGGAATGGGGTTGTGGGTATGAGGAGAGAGTTTAGGGGTTTTGGGGGGTTTAGTGGAAGAAATGAACTGGGAGTTAAGGGCGCGTTTGGCTGGTGAGAAATTGACAGTAGTTGAGATTTTTGGAGGTGGGGGTGGAGAAGAGGGAGTAgggtttgatggggttttgggGTTTGGTGCAAAGAAGCGAGAAATCACTTGTTGTTTCTGTTTGCCCATAGTGATTGTACTGAGTTATTGATGTTGATCGAGGAAGGAGAGGAGGCTTTGTATAATTGTATTGTACTTGGTGCATACATACAtaaagagaaaagaaagaattgGTTTGCGCGCTAAACATGCGTGTCACGGCGAGCAGGTTCTTTGGACTTGGGAACGAGTCGAGCTCAGTTCAGACGAGAATTTATCAAATTCAAATTGGTTTTCATTCGAACTTTTTTACACGTACTCgaagatttattaaaaatgtatttttataaatattaggaTGACTGTTTAACAAATTAAATGCTTCTTATTGTtctttgtttttgaaaaattacAATTCATTTCTTATTCACatgtattaatattattattatttttcagcATTTTTCTTTCCAAAATATAACTGATTTCTATATTTATGACTATTAGTActatataacttaaaaataaaagggcttttttgataaatactcaagtcaaaaagaaattatgcaaaaatactgtcattttttaaattagatTGCCAAAATACTATTATTCGGAttctttttgcaaaaatacgattttgcatatgcaaccaaacCTGCAACTACGAACGATCATATTGGCAACTACATATGTAACTTTTAAATAAATtgctaaaattatattaagttgcataataagttgcaattagttgcaaaatcagaaaaataaatGCCCCTCGGGCTCAGGCAATGTTGTAGAAATCGTCCGAGTCACCGATAAATCGGCCAATATATCGGCAAAATAGCTGTCCCCGATCTTATTAAGCTGGATCCCTTTATTTCACAGTTTGTTTAGTATCGGGTCAAAACTCAGGTCAAACTGGAGTACTTGGTCAACCATCCCAGAAGTTAATAGTGAAAAAAACATCTATTCATTCTTCTTTCATTGCTAAGCGTAGTAGAAGGGAAACAAAGAAGAAAACACAACCATAAATCAATTCTATCTGCACGGATTTCATTGCTAGCTACAATCTAATTAAGGTTTTTAATCTTGATGATTTTGATTACAATTTCTTTCCCCATGGTCTTAGTTTTGATTTGGTGTTGAAACTTGTATGGTGGTATCATTTCGATTTAATGGATATTTTGTGTTTAGGATTTTAAGTTAGTTAACACTGATGTTTATGATTGAGTGTTGaaataacttttattttgaGTATGCTATGGAGGATGATTAGGTAAATGGATTAAAATATCCTTGTTTCgatttacaaatttattaaataattatatataataaaatattaatattaatttgctCCGATTTTTTTACCAATTAATCCTTTCGATAAATCTTCGATTTAACGACTAATCCTTGCAAGGTCATGTAACCGATCTTGTCCGATTACCGATTTCCGAAACACAGCCTGCAGGACCAAAAAGCAAAATCAACTAGTATTGCAACAAAAAACAAACGTTACAAACCAAAACTTTCCAGAGAGATAAAGCATAAAAAgaaacaaaggcatattgtgaGCACTTAAAATCAACACTGGCAGCCACTTTTAGAAGCTTCTACTCCGATCTTTCTCACTTCTTTTGACCCATCTTGTGTGTGTCCGCCATCTTTCCCATGTATTTATCGTTTTTTGGAATCAATTTGATTTCCCTAAGATCTGATATCCTAATCAACAATTTATCTCATCAATTGAAGTTTGAAGGAGCTAATAATGAAAAAAACGAGACAGAGAAAAAGGAGATAAAAGAGCGAGGAGAAGAAGATAGAGAGAGAGCGAAGAGATGTTTGATTGAGGCTGAAGAGAGAGACAAAGAACTAGAAAAGAGAAGGACGGAGAGTGAGCGAGACGGCCTGAAGCAGAAGGAGACCGGGGGAACACCCCGACCGTATAAGTGCAAATAGATTGTTGTTTTTTAGAAAAGAAAGTAAATCTCCAAGTTTTGGGGGATGATTGTATTattgtaattaaaatatgagTAAATTGCACACTGTGTACCTGTAGTTTCAGCTTgatgcactttgtgtacctcaGTTTTCATATCTGGCAATGTGTGTACCTCAAGTTTGTAGATTCTTGCAAGGTGTGTACTTCCGTTAGTTTGAAGATTGACACCGTGAGAAAGGAGGGGCATCAATGGAATTTGGCAGCAGTTGAAAGGCGGGGCAATGGCTATTCTGTTTGTGTGTTACATGCACACAACATTGCAGCAAAGCTTTGTTTTTTCTTGTTGCCGTGTCTGAATACTGTGAATGCCGTTGCTGGTTGTCCGAACTGCTTGGACAGAAGACATTACAAGACATTACTTTCGTCCGGTGATTTGACcgaatagttaaaaatattattttttatattttttttctaaataaaaatgtataatcaaaattttaattcacaagaaaaatcagtcaaaaataatatctttaactaccccgtcaaagcacttaaaaatgtgtgtcaaaagtcaaaacgtcaaataataaaaacagaaaggatatatatttttgacaaaCTACAGAACATGTGGCAGCTCTAAATTGGTATTCTCTTCCTTTCTATGTCCATTTTGTTCAGAGAATTCTACTACCTTCAGGAGCATATCATATTCCTTTTCACTGTCTGTAAGATCACCATTTTCTTCATGACAATTCCCTGATCTTATTCACAGAAGccgatttttttttactttaaagcTCTTTGTtcacataaaattatatatatataattatttaaatatatacaaaatttgtacttcaaaatataaattaaatgtttatatacaagttataaatattacttTTTTGAGTAACGCGggcatattattcaaaaaatattcatactttaaattcataataatagTTTGGTTAGAAAAAATTAGGTTATgaacatattaattatattatcaaacatATTTCTAATTAAACAttacatattataaatatttaaatttatgtttaaattttctatcaacaattttaatttagaattcaataatattaaataatgtttttttaatctttatatttataaatataagtataatgaaaaaaattatactccctccgtctcttaatacttttcctgtttctgtTTTTCACGTTtgtcaacacacacttttgattgttaatatcttcaatttcgtattagtagtaaatatgaaaattttaccgtattaaagtactcgtgaatacgaatcaaATAAGATCACTAATGACTATATTTCGTTTTATAGATTACATGTAAAAtagtaatttgtctcgtgtcatgaacagtaccgacatcacaaacaggaaaaaaaaaagaaacggaaggagtatataaATCGTGATATAATCAAAGAAATGAGTACTAAATACTACACTTACAAATTATCTATGTTAATATCTTATAACTAGCATATTCAAAATGAATTTTACGAGAAATTAATAGATAAAGTATGTTGTAAATTTATTAGTatgtttattaaataaaattattatttcttgtgaaaaaataataatttcatttaaaaacttaaaaaaaccattttattttacataaatatataaatctatactatactataaaaagccaacatgagtataatttgtagtcgtacaaaattttggtttggtactctcctctaaaactaaaagtctacacaacatgtagatatctattaaacagttttatatactaaaaacactccttatgtatattgatatcttattaaatataatttataatatgttgaaaaaggtgaaactactgttaataacatatattaatattaaaaaaatacttatagacAAATGtataagtaattataaatatacaatttttaatatcttttgtctaaaatacatataaataattagagacgctactttttaattataacgtattttactcgaaatttaactctaacgtgttctatttcgttatgaacacgaaccattacgtaacatatgaagatatatgaaatatgaaaaatttgatttaaaattaattgaataatataaattgtgaaagctaaatttctgtcagttggttaatataatttaactaaaatccaattcattaatactaaaatactaataaaatgttgttaaaatttaaattataattaataaattacgaattatatactcgcccgtgctttgcacgggttaaagactagtatattataaattttggagCTCGCAACAAATCATTACCTTCCTCTAGTTGTTGCATGATTTGAGTCCAAAGACTCTGATGCAGTAGAGAAGTGCGAAGAGTGATAAAGAACAAGACTGCTGCTGGAAATGTCTGAGCTGCCCTTTGCATACTAACGGTGTTAACTTTAATCTCACGGAAGTACACACTTTGCAAGAATCCGGTAACTTCAGGTACACAGTTTGCTAGATATGAAATAacaggtacacaaagtgcacaatGGTGAAACTAGCTTGCATTTTactcttaaaatattaaaaagaagtatatttgataaatactcaaaataaaaatgttagaactaatatatttaaattcttttctcaataaacaataaacaatatTTATAAGGAACAGTGTTTACTTGGTGCGCATGAAAATAGTCGAGGCATGTGCAGAGCGagtaaatataaattacaatacGACCCCCCTTCGTCTCCATCCCCAACTCACACACCGGCCGGATCCGACACAACCATGGTCACGTCGCCGATCGTAAACACATACCCACTCGCCAGCTACACTTTCGGAGTCAAAGAGCCCAAAATGGAGAAAGACACCTCCGTCGCCGATCGTTTAGCTCGTATGAAAGTCAAGTTCGTATCTTTCCTCTTTGTCTCTTTTTATATCctctttaatttgtatttttttggtCAATTCAGCTGCTATTAGTGTGAATAATAATACCCATTTGATAAatctttttgttcttttttatgTATGTGGGTTTTTGTTTTCAAACCCTAGTTTTGGTTTGTTGGTTGTTTTGTTCAGTTTCTTGAGTGATTCTTGAAATTGATATGTATATGTGGATGGATGTTTTGCAGTTATATGAAGGAGGGTATGAGGACTAGCGTCGAAGGGATATTGATGGTAGGTTTTCGTGTGTACAAGTCATTTGTATGTTGTACTATGTGTGTGGGTGTTTGCCTGGGGCGGAATCAATTAGAAAGTAGCAAGATTGAACCATTATGTAAATAAATAGATTATAGGAATGGGGAACCCCTTGTGCGGAACATGACATTAATGACCATAAAATGAGAGGAACTAGATGAACTGATCCTCGGATGGGAATGATATTCATTTGAGGAAAATTATTTACTCTCTCCATCCCATAAtacaagtctcttttgaaaaaactaAGCATATTAagatattttataatcaaacatattttatgattaatattattatattgatttAATGAGAAATAGCTTAGCCCAATACAAAATTTGACTAATAAGCACTTGATAGATGGAAAAAGGTCCATACTTGTTCTTGGGAGaaaacaaacaaaaggaaagtaGTTGGAATTGATCATTATAATTGTATTAAAAGTAGATATGAACAATTATTGTGGCAAAAAAAATCTTCAAAAGAGATTACGATTATGgggtggagggagtattaatcaACAATGACATATACCATATACAAATTGAGATTATCCACTAGGTTAGGAGGGGAACAATCATATTAATAAAGTGAATAGCGAGGATTGAACATGTTTAGTTTATTGCATCTTGTGACGTGTTTGGTTGGATGGAATGTAATTTGTACTAAAGtagtatttataattttcatcccATCTTCTGTTccatttttatcaatttatacTAAAAGCTCAATTCCTCTAGTTTCAGAATGACTGCATAATTCTCTTTTTAACTCTCTTCTTCACATCCTCATCGGAAAAATGCACTTTCATTtattgtcactattcttatCTCATCTCTTTCTACAAAGTTTAAACCTGGCAGAGCATCAAGTAATTTATATGTAGCTCCCATTCTTAAAGTTACTACTCGAGCCAACTACTGTGTAgatgtatatgtatttatatcaGTGCACCACATTACTAAACTTCATTTAAATTGAAAAGAATGAAAAATAGACAGAAAACAGTAACATGTGTTGATAGGTAATTACAATAACCTGTTTTGATGGATAATTTATACTCGACTTTGAcccttgatttttttatttgctGTGCATGATCTTTTTGTTGTTTTAAGGTGATAACAAGGAACTGGTATATTTAGTTTGTAAGTAGTACATCTAACTACATTTGCGAATCACGAATGTTTGTCTGCAGTTATTTTTTGTTGTCCTTTACATCATTGTGATTGTGGCTAAAGATGCTCGTCCAGTATgctcatttaaatataaaaaaacaagcGTCAGAAGTTGAGATAGATTTTTATCCATGATATTCCGAGCTATTAAAGGCATATATGTATCTGATTTTGCAGGTACAAGAACACAATCACCCACATATACTTCTGCTGCAAATTGGGAACACTTTTTGCAAGCTTCCTGGTGGGCGTCTAAAGCCAGGAGAGAATGGTAAGTTATCTAATGTTTTTAGGTTTATGTTACTTTTAATCATGTTTGTTATCCTTTTTGGTTAGCGGTTCCTTTCTTCTGATACTAACCACTCCTGGTTTACTTGATAATTTAGAAATTGAAGGCTTAAAAAGAAAGCTTTCCAGCAAACTTGCTGCTACTTCACCTGGTATACAACCTGACTGGCAGGTACTTCTTCGACTTAAACCTAGCTGCGAGAATAAGTTTACTAAAGAAATTGTAAAGGACAAATGTTAGTGCATGCTGCAGAGCTTGTACTTGAGCAGTTTCTTTGCAAGCAGTACACCAGTGTGCTATAATTATTCAGGCCATTATTCCAAAATCCACTGCCAGGATGTAAAATGCTTTGTTGCATGGAATGggcaaaattataaattattttacatgtttttagcCTATAAATAAGTGAATTAAGTGTATGAGTTTCCATATCCATGTCCCGGTGTCTTTTGTCTGCTATGGGCACTCAAGGCAAATTGAAAATTCAGGGTAACAGAGGTGAAATACTATAATTGTCAACTTTCTTTTAAATGTTACACATTTTGTTAATATCACTCTCAGGATCTGTGTTTAGGTTTACATAACAAGGCTTCTCTTAACCTTTATTTTGTCATTATAGATAGGCGAGTGCGTGGCTACATGGTGGAGGCCAAATTTTGAAACAGTAATGTACCCCTACTGCCCTCCCCACATAGCAAAACCGAAGGTGAAGCACATACAAtactttatactccctccatctcaaattagatgagttcattgactttgggcacacaattcaaggtgcattgaccgcatagctacttattttattttattttttgtagataaaaatttgatattaaatttttgtttacaaaagaaatttctaaaaataaattacggaaaTAGATGTGCAATGCACTTTAAaatgtgtgcccaaagtcaactagctcatttaatttgggatggagggagtagtataagAATCTTCTGCCTGCATTAAAATCCATGAAACTAATAATTTCCCTTGGCACTTTCTAATCGTTGTACAGGAATGTAAGAAGATTTTTCTTGTTCATTTGTCGGAGAGAGAGTACTTCGCAGTGCCAAAGAACTTGAAACTTCTTGCTGTTCCATTGTTTGAACTCTATGATAATGTTCAGGTATGGTGGTTTTAGCATTTTTCCATTCACTAAATTCTGTATTTGTTTGATAACATAAATACTCAAAGGTTGTATGCTTTGTTTACAATCATAGGATCTAGTTTTTGAATTTGTGATTCCAATGTTTTGGAACATGTATGATACTAAGGGTTAGGTGTTGTATGTTCAGTCCCACTCTTAAATTAGGTCATGCTAAAAAATGAGAATTGTAGGTTTTCTGCTCCACTTTGAATTCGGTTTTTCGTTTTGATGTATTAGGCATGATGTCTGCCATGTTCTAGTGCCGTGATTCTcattggatttttatttttaaactttgttGGCAGAGATATGGACCTGTCATCTCCACCATTCCGCAGCAGTTATCTAGATTCCAGTTTAGCATGATGCAGGCATAAATAAGGAGAGAACTTTAGATCTCAGTCAGCGGTAGGACTTGTTGGGGGAATTTGAGTTGTTAGGTGTGCAGGTCCTGAACTTTGCTGATGACAGAAAAGTTTGTTTGACTTATCTGGACGTTTTATTTCTAgacttaatatttaaaaatatttagaaaagatGAGGAGCTGTCTGGTGCTAGTTTTTATCAGGACAAGGTATACTTCGTCGTGTGAGTAGTATTGAATTCCATGTTGTGAGGCAAAGTTCTTCATTTCTGTTCATGGATTTACTTCTGATGTCATATGATTTACTGGTTCTTCTGtatgaataataaattaatattaacaaTTTCTGTTCTCTTGATATTTTAAACATGTTTTAGAATTAGTGTGATGATGTTGTTTCTGTAACATCTATTTCTACAACAACATGATGACTGGCAAAGGAGATTCTGATACAGTATTACAACTTCCGCAGTCTTACAGCTCTGTCTTCAATGCTTCAGATCTAGAAATAAATTTGAAGTTAGGTTGGGCATATACAGTAGAAGAATTCGGGAGACGTGATATCCATGATATCACTTTGAACATGGTATGTCGCATGTTTCTGAGTAGCATAATTTTGGTTTAAACTAaggttatatatttttgtacttGAAAATAGCTCTGAGCTCGTACTGAGAGTCTACTGAGTCTTTCGCAGAGAGACTTAGTGAAGTTGACTATTTACTGTTGTACTTGAAGAGCTTTAGAACTCATATAGAGAGTCATGGAGATTGTACATGCTGTTGTCTTCCGGAAATGATTGAGTCTCTCGCAGAGAgacttagagcatctctaagggactctctaaacaagctcctaaatcaaaatttaaagagcaaatcaaaatttagtgctccaatgggctcctagatgctctttaaaaatttaggagctcatcatctctcctttcttttaaagagcatgtaagagctcttaacttctttttcatgaatataatattgatttCCCTTTAATTTTATCTCCAacaattctctctttttacttttctttctcatttatatgtataaaatatgaataaggagcaagtataaagaagAGCATTGAATAGTACTCCCTGtatccattccctattattataataatattaaatttgtgaaAGCAATAGTTGAAGTATttgggaaatgatgtggaggagagagggaaatgaatattttaatgataaaaatagtttagaagtggttagcatattctaaaaatagggaaggggaggcttgtgctagtgatttagcacatcactagcatagtgttggagtgcaattttatcccatattccctatttttggatttaagacttgatttagcacacttATTGGACTTGCTGAAGCATAGTTTGAATTGGTATAGAGCAAGTAAAATCATCAACTACTCACATGTACAACATACTACTGTTTTACCAAGTCTAAAGGATTAGAGTACATTTCTTCTTTCTGTTATAGTACATGCCAATGATTCTCTGCGTTTTCAACAGAGGGTCAAAACAAAAGCAGATTTAGTAGGCAATGCTTTATCAAATACAGGTTTGAGTTGAATAGTTCAGTAATTATCCACCAAATGGTATATACACTCCATATGGAATAATAACAAATCATCATGCACACATACATCTTTAGTAACAAATAAATCCAAATCAAAAGAATTTACAAATGCAAGTTCAGTCTTCTTGAAATAAATTACTTCCTGCCTTTAGAAACATCCAAAAAGCTTCTTTGGACCGGTGCCAGTTGCGCGGTACTTGGCTGCCTTCTCTTCTGCCAACAATAAGTCTTCCCCTTGCTTCGCTTCAATCATCGCTCTCTTCTCTTCTGCCGCCTTGTGGATTGCAGCTATTTTGTTCTTC of Daucus carota subsp. sativus chromosome 3, DH1 v3.0, whole genome shotgun sequence contains these proteins:
- the LOC108214735 gene encoding pre-mRNA cleavage factor Im 25 kDa subunit 2 — its product is MCRASKYKLQYDPPSSPSPTHTPAGSDTTMVTSPIVNTYPLASYTFGVKEPKMEKDTSVADRLARMKVNYMKEGMRTSVEGILMVQEHNHPHILLLQIGNTFCKLPGGRLKPGENEIEGLKRKLSSKLAATSPGIQPDWQIGECVATWWRPNFETVMYPYCPPHIAKPKECKKIFLVHLSEREYFAVPKNLKLLAVPLFELYDNVQRYGPVISTIPQQLSRFQFSMMQA